The Streptococcus sp. 29896 genome includes a region encoding these proteins:
- a CDS encoding YoaK family protein — MKKTYRVYEGLRIALSLTFMSGYLNTFTYLTQEGRFAGVQSGNVIYLAYHLALGNLYQAFSFLVPIIFFCLGQWFTYLMKRAFIERKWPWHFSSSLVITGLLLLDCLLTHLFPPLFTIAILAFAASIQVESFRHLRGHPYANVMMTGNVKNASYLWFKGVMEKNTTNLKQGLAIFYTILSFICGVIVSTQLSTRFNEAALYFLLVPALFINYQLWMEKRKEPSK, encoded by the coding sequence ATGAAAAAAACATATCGAGTCTATGAAGGATTGCGGATTGCCCTGAGTTTGACCTTTATGAGTGGCTATCTGAATACCTTTACCTACTTGACCCAAGAAGGGCGATTTGCTGGTGTGCAATCAGGAAATGTTATCTACTTAGCCTATCATCTGGCCTTAGGAAATCTCTACCAGGCCTTTAGTTTTTTGGTACCCATTATTTTTTTCTGTCTGGGACAATGGTTTACTTATCTGATGAAGAGGGCTTTCATAGAACGTAAGTGGCCTTGGCATTTTTCATCTAGCCTGGTCATCACAGGTTTGCTATTATTAGATTGTTTGTTGACACATCTCTTTCCCCCACTTTTTACGATTGCCATCCTTGCTTTTGCAGCTTCTATTCAGGTTGAAAGTTTTCGACACCTAAGAGGACATCCCTATGCCAATGTGATGATGACTGGAAATGTAAAAAATGCTTCCTACCTTTGGTTTAAAGGAGTTATGGAAAAGAATACAACTAATCTGAAACAGGGCTTGGCTATTTTTTATACAATTCTTTCTTTTATTTGTGGCGTCATCGTATCGACCCAGCTTTCTACTCGTTTTAATGAAGCGGCCCTTTATTTTCTCTTAGTACCTGCCCTCTTTATCAACTATCAATTATGGATGGAAAAACGAAAAGAGCCTTCAAAATGA
- the trpS gene encoding tryptophan--tRNA ligase — translation MTKPIILTGDRPTGKLHIGHYVGSLKNRVLLQNAGQHELFVFLADQQALTDHAKEPQKIVESVGNVALDYLAAGLDPAKTTIFIQSQIPELAELTMYYMNLVSVARLERNPTVKTEIAQKGFGEGIPAGFLVYPVSQAADITAFKANFVPVGNDQKPMIEQTREIVRSFNHAYQTDILVEPEGIYPENEAAGRLPGLDGNAKMSKSLGNGIYLADDMDTLKKKVMSMYTDPNHIRVEDPGKIEGNMVFHYLDVFGREEDKAEIEAMKEHYQRGGLGDVKTKRYLLDILERELGPIRERRLEFAQDMGQVYAMLEEGSRKARQVAATTLDQVKGAMGINYFK, via the coding sequence ATGACCAAACCAATTATTTTGACGGGAGACCGTCCAACAGGTAAACTCCATATCGGCCACTATGTTGGCTCCTTGAAAAATCGTGTTCTACTGCAAAATGCTGGACAGCATGAACTTTTTGTCTTTTTAGCAGACCAACAAGCTTTGACAGATCATGCAAAGGAACCGCAAAAGATTGTTGAATCCGTTGGAAACGTAGCACTAGATTATCTAGCGGCAGGACTTGATCCAGCTAAGACAACGATTTTCATCCAGAGTCAAATTCCTGAATTGGCAGAGTTGACCATGTACTACATGAACTTGGTATCTGTTGCACGTCTAGAACGCAATCCAACGGTTAAGACGGAGATTGCTCAGAAGGGATTTGGCGAAGGAATTCCAGCTGGTTTCTTGGTCTATCCTGTATCACAAGCGGCGGACATTACAGCCTTCAAGGCAAATTTTGTCCCTGTTGGAAATGACCAGAAACCGATGATTGAGCAGACCCGTGAAATCGTTCGTAGCTTTAACCATGCTTATCAGACGGATATTTTGGTAGAGCCAGAGGGTATCTATCCTGAAAATGAAGCAGCTGGTCGCTTGCCAGGTTTGGACGGCAATGCTAAGATGTCTAAGTCACTCGGAAATGGGATTTACTTGGCAGATGACATGGATACACTCAAAAAGAAAGTCATGTCCATGTACACAGATCCTAACCACATTCGTGTAGAAGACCCAGGTAAGATTGAAGGAAATATGGTTTTCCACTATCTTGATGTTTTCGGACGTGAAGAAGATAAGGCTGAGATTGAGGCTATGAAGGAGCATTACCAACGTGGTGGCTTGGGCGATGTGAAAACCAAACGCTATCTTCTTGACATTTTAGAACGGGAACTGGGACCAATCCGTGAACGCCGCTTGGAGTTTGCACAGGATATGGGACAGGTCTATGCCATGCTAGAAGAAGGCAGTCGCAAGGCCCGTCAAGTCGCAGCTACTACCCTTGATCAAGTCAAAGGGGCTATGGGAATCAACTATTTCAAATAG
- a CDS encoding YfhO family protein translates to MKKFFKKYPTFFPYFLSFFLPATIMVAILASKGIWWGSDTTILASDGFHQYVIFHQALRNALHGDGSLFYTFTSGLGLNFYALSSYYLGSFLSPLVFFFDVETMPDAIYLLTIVKFGLIGLSTYFSLKQCFKNILTNLLLLLSTSFSLMSFATSQLEISVWLDVFILAPLILLGLHWLIQGKGRKLYYLALTCLFVQNYYFGYMMALFLCLWFLAQVSWQPSQWKKNCLDFTLVSLLAALTSLIMLLPTYLDLKTHGETFTELSRTFTENSWYLDIIAKNLVGAFDTTKFGSIPMISVGLFPVIAALCFFTISTIPSRVKLAYAGVFAVLIASFYLQFLDLLWQGMHAPNMFLHRYAWLFSLLLIFTAAAALNRASDISKSAVYAIFSFLLAGIGATYLFREHYAFLETVNFLYTLEFLFAYAVLFWVLVHRKLSFQLFALSSLLFSLLEISLHSYYQVTGLANEWHFPSRSNYEEQLTDIDNLVNYTKEEQEEFYRMERLSPQTGNDSMKFNYNGISQFSSIRNRSSSSVLDKLGFRSDGTNLNLRYQNNTIIADSLFGIRYNLDETNPEKFGFLFEKSTDTISLYENQYAQGLAILTEGVYTDFDLTKMTLDNQTNFLNQLTGLDLRYFYPISILASSNTEVLENRVTVNQVDGQEMASATYTLHVPANSQVYLNLPHLTFTNSNSESIQISVASTSLQYGIDNSFSFFNVGYFQEEQEITVTLSFPQNSQVSYDQPQFFQLHTQNFLEAALVLQEKDITTTVSGNQVDISYTSQEEASVLLTLPYDKGWSATLNGQPVTIKKAQGGFMKIDVPAGQGKLQLTFIPQGFFLGLGLSILGLLGFILYEWRRRKWKQALLKPQT, encoded by the coding sequence ATGAAAAAATTTTTTAAAAAATACCCAACCTTCTTTCCTTATTTCCTTTCATTTTTCCTACCTGCAACTATTATGGTAGCTATTTTAGCAAGCAAGGGAATCTGGTGGGGAAGTGATACGACAATTTTAGCAAGTGATGGCTTCCATCAGTATGTCATTTTCCATCAGGCCCTTCGGAATGCTCTACATGGAGATGGTTCTTTATTCTACACCTTTACAAGTGGACTCGGTCTAAATTTCTATGCCCTCTCCTCGTATTATCTAGGTTCTTTCCTCTCCCCTCTTGTTTTTTTCTTCGACGTGGAGACTATGCCAGATGCCATCTACCTGTTAACCATTGTCAAGTTTGGCTTGATAGGACTGTCAACCTACTTTAGTCTAAAACAGTGTTTTAAAAACATTCTGACCAATCTCTTGCTACTGCTGTCAACCAGCTTTTCCTTGATGAGTTTTGCGACTAGTCAGTTAGAAATTTCTGTTTGGTTGGATGTCTTTATTCTGGCACCATTGATTTTGTTGGGCTTGCACTGGTTGATTCAAGGAAAGGGAAGAAAGCTCTACTATCTTGCCCTCACCTGCCTGTTTGTTCAAAACTACTACTTTGGCTATATGATGGCACTCTTTCTCTGCTTATGGTTCCTAGCTCAAGTTAGCTGGCAGCCAAGCCAGTGGAAGAAAAATTGTCTAGACTTTACCCTGGTCTCACTCTTAGCTGCCCTAACTAGTCTCATCATGTTGTTACCAACCTACCTAGATTTAAAAACACACGGTGAGACATTTACAGAGTTGTCAAGAACGTTTACAGAAAACTCCTGGTATCTTGACATCATTGCCAAGAATCTAGTGGGCGCCTTTGATACCACAAAATTTGGCTCCATTCCAATGATCTCTGTTGGACTTTTTCCTGTAATTGCAGCCCTTTGTTTCTTTACAATCTCTACAATCCCAAGTCGGGTTAAACTCGCTTATGCAGGTGTATTTGCTGTCCTCATCGCTAGTTTCTATTTGCAATTCTTAGACTTACTATGGCAGGGAATGCACGCGCCAAATATGTTTCTTCATCGCTATGCTTGGCTCTTTTCTCTTTTACTAATCTTTACCGCAGCTGCTGCCTTAAACAGGGCTTCTGATATTTCGAAATCAGCTGTCTATGCTATTTTTAGCTTCTTACTAGCAGGTATCGGAGCAACCTATTTATTCAGAGAACATTATGCATTTTTAGAGACTGTCAACTTCCTTTACACCCTTGAATTTCTTTTCGCCTATGCCGTTCTTTTCTGGGTCTTGGTCCATCGAAAACTTTCTTTCCAGCTCTTTGCTCTGTCTAGCTTACTCTTTAGTCTTTTGGAAATCTCTCTCCACTCCTACTATCAAGTGACTGGACTAGCCAATGAATGGCATTTTCCAAGCCGTTCCAATTATGAAGAGCAGTTGACAGACATTGACAATCTTGTCAACTATACAAAAGAAGAGCAAGAAGAATTCTATCGGATGGAAAGACTGTCGCCACAAACTGGTAATGATAGTATGAAATTCAACTATAACGGAATTTCGCAGTTTTCTTCTATACGAAACCGATCCTCCAGCTCTGTTCTGGACAAATTGGGCTTCCGTTCAGATGGAACCAATCTGAACCTCCGTTACCAAAATAATACCATCATTGCAGACAGTCTCTTTGGTATTCGTTACAATTTAGATGAAACAAATCCTGAGAAGTTTGGCTTTCTTTTCGAAAAAAGTACGGACACCATTAGCCTCTATGAAAATCAATATGCACAAGGACTTGCCATTCTTACAGAGGGTGTTTACACTGATTTTGATTTGACCAAAATGACCTTGGATAACCAAACCAACTTCCTTAATCAGCTGACTGGACTTGATCTCCGTTACTTCTATCCTATCTCTATCCTAGCTTCTAGCAATACAGAGGTATTAGAAAATCGTGTGACTGTCAATCAAGTTGATGGACAAGAAATGGCTTCAGCTACCTATACACTCCATGTGCCTGCGAATAGCCAAGTCTATCTCAATTTGCCACACCTAACCTTTACCAACAGCAACTCAGAATCCATCCAAATTTCTGTTGCTAGCACCAGTCTGCAGTATGGGATTGACAATAGCTTCTCCTTCTTTAACGTAGGCTATTTCCAAGAAGAGCAAGAAATCACAGTCACCCTCTCCTTCCCTCAAAATAGCCAGGTTTCTTATGACCAACCTCAATTTTTCCAACTACATACCCAGAACTTTCTTGAAGCTGCCCTAGTTTTACAAGAAAAGGACATTACAACAACAGTTTCAGGTAATCAGGTAGACATCTCCTACACGAGTCAAGAAGAAGCATCCGTCCTCTTGACCCTGCCTTATGATAAGGGTTGGTCTGCTACATTGAATGGTCAACCTGTCACAATCAAAAAAGCACAAGGTGGCTTTATGAAAATAGATGTCCCTGCTGGCCAAGGCAAACTCCAACTGACCTTCATACCTCAAGGATTTTTCCTGGGACTAGGACTCTCTATTCTGGGACTGCTTGGGTTTATTCTCTATGAATGGCGGAGAAGAAAATGGAAACAGGCACTTTTAAAGCCTCAGACCTAG
- a CDS encoding YitT family protein: MQQKLKDFALVTAGSIVMAIGFNSLFLGNNIVSGGVGGLAIALNKLLGWNPSDFVLYCNIPLLILCWVFLGKSVFIKTVYGSLVYPFCIKLTAGLPTLTDNIFLAAIFGGIIIGFGLGLVFLGNSSTGGTGIVIQLLHKYTPLPLSLAMSISDGIVVGLGFIAFDTDTVMYSILALMTITYVINRMMSGTESSRNIMIISENFPEIKKYITETADRGVTELPVVGGFTGKEKRMLMTTISIHEFQKIETAVLNIDQTAFMVVMPASQVRGRGFSLQKNYDQDILIPM; encoded by the coding sequence ATGCAACAAAAACTAAAAGACTTTGCACTTGTGACAGCTGGTTCCATTGTCATGGCTATTGGGTTCAATAGTCTATTTTTAGGAAATAATATCGTATCCGGTGGTGTTGGAGGTTTGGCTATTGCCCTCAACAAACTCTTGGGCTGGAACCCTTCTGACTTTGTCCTTTACTGCAACATTCCCCTCTTGATACTTTGTTGGGTCTTTTTAGGAAAATCTGTTTTCATCAAAACCGTTTACGGTTCCTTGGTTTATCCATTTTGTATCAAGTTGACAGCTGGTTTACCAACCTTGACAGACAATATCTTTCTAGCAGCTATTTTCGGAGGCATCATTATCGGATTTGGACTCGGATTGGTCTTCCTTGGGAATTCTTCCACAGGAGGAACAGGGATTGTCATCCAATTGCTCCACAAATATACACCTCTTCCGCTCAGTCTCGCTATGTCAATCAGCGATGGAATTGTTGTCGGACTTGGTTTTATTGCCTTTGATACAGACACCGTCATGTACTCGATTTTGGCACTAATGACCATTACCTATGTTATCAACCGTATGATGTCAGGTACAGAATCTTCTCGAAACATCATGATTATTTCAGAAAACTTTCCTGAAATTAAAAAATACATTACCGAAACAGCAGATCGCGGGGTGACCGAACTCCCTGTTGTCGGTGGGTTTACAGGTAAGGAAAAACGCATGCTGATGACCACTATTTCCATCCATGAATTTCAGAAGATTGAAACAGCAGTTTTAAACATTGATCAAACTGCCTTTATGGTGGTCATGCCTGCCAGCCAAGTTCGTGGCCGTGGCTTCAGCTTACAAAAAAACTACGATCAAGACATTTTAATTCCAATGTAA
- a CDS encoding ABC-F family ATP-binding cassette domain-containing protein translates to MLTVSDVSLRFSDRKLFDDVNIKFTAGNTYGLIGANGAGKSTFLKILAGDIEPSTGHISLGPDERLSVLRQNHFDYEDERVIDVVIMGNEQLYSIMKEKDAIYMKEDFSDEDGVRAAELEGEFAELGGWEAESEASQLLQNLNISEDLHYQNMSELTNGEKVKVLLAKALFGKPDVLLLDEPTNGLDIQSINWLEDFLIDFENTVIVVSHDRHFLNKVCTHMADLDFGKIKIFVGNYDFWKQSSELAARLQADRNAKAEEKIKELQEFVARFSANASKSKQATSRKKMLDKIELEEIIPSSRKYPFINFKAEREIGNDLLTVENLKVVIDGETILDNISFILRPGDKTALIGQNDIQTTALIRALMGDIEYEGTVKWGVTTSQSYLPKDNTRDFDTNESILDWLRQFASKEEDDNTFLRGFLGRMLFSGDEVNKPVNVLSGGEKVRVMLSKLMLLKSNVLVLDDPTNHLDLESISSLNDGLKAFKESIIFASHDHEFIQTLANHIIVISKNGVIDRIDETYDEFLENAEVQAKVQELWKA, encoded by the coding sequence ATGCTTACAGTATCAGACGTGTCGCTCCGCTTTAGCGACCGCAAATTATTTGACGATGTCAACATTAAGTTTACAGCTGGAAACACCTACGGCTTGATTGGTGCCAATGGCGCTGGTAAATCAACTTTCTTGAAAATTCTTGCAGGCGACATTGAACCATCAACAGGCCATATCTCACTCGGTCCAGATGAACGCCTATCTGTATTGCGTCAGAACCACTTTGACTATGAAGATGAGCGCGTGATTGACGTCGTTATCATGGGGAATGAGCAACTTTACAGCATCATGAAAGAGAAAGATGCCATTTACATGAAGGAAGATTTTTCTGATGAAGATGGTGTTCGTGCCGCTGAATTAGAAGGTGAGTTTGCTGAACTTGGTGGTTGGGAAGCTGAAAGTGAAGCTTCTCAATTGCTCCAAAACCTCAATATTTCAGAAGACCTCCACTACCAAAACATGAGCGAATTGACCAACGGTGAGAAAGTTAAGGTCCTCTTGGCTAAGGCACTTTTTGGTAAACCAGATGTTCTTCTTTTGGACGAGCCAACCAACGGTCTGGACATCCAATCCATCAACTGGCTCGAAGATTTCTTGATTGACTTTGAAAATACGGTTATCGTTGTATCCCACGACCGCCATTTCCTCAACAAAGTATGTACCCACATGGCCGACCTTGACTTTGGAAAAATCAAGATTTTCGTTGGTAACTACGACTTCTGGAAACAATCCAGTGAATTGGCTGCCCGTTTGCAAGCAGACCGTAACGCAAAAGCAGAAGAAAAAATCAAGGAACTACAAGAATTCGTTGCCCGTTTCTCTGCTAATGCCTCTAAGTCTAAGCAAGCTACTTCACGTAAGAAGATGTTGGACAAAATCGAGTTGGAAGAAATCATTCCTTCTAGCCGTAAGTACCCATTTATCAACTTCAAGGCAGAACGTGAGATCGGTAATGACCTCTTAACAGTTGAAAACTTAAAAGTTGTCATCGATGGTGAAACGATTCTTGACAATATCAGCTTTATCCTGCGTCCAGGTGACAAAACTGCTCTCATTGGTCAAAACGATATCCAAACAACTGCCCTCATTCGTGCTCTTATGGGCGATATTGAATATGAAGGTACTGTCAAGTGGGGGGTCACTACTAGTCAATCCTACTTACCAAAAGACAATACTCGTGACTTCGATACAAACGAATCTATCCTTGATTGGCTCCGTCAATTTGCCAGCAAGGAAGAAGATGACAATACCTTCTTGCGCGGTTTCTTGGGCCGTATGCTCTTCTCTGGCGATGAGGTTAACAAACCTGTCAACGTCTTGTCAGGGGGAGAAAAGGTGCGCGTGATGTTATCAAAACTCATGCTCCTCAAGTCAAATGTCTTGGTCTTAGATGATCCAACCAATCACTTGGACTTGGAATCCATTTCCAGTCTGAACGATGGTTTGAAAGCCTTCAAAGAGTCTATCATCTTTGCTAGCCATGACCACGAATTTATCCAAACACTTGCTAACCACATCATCGTTATTTCAAAAAATGGCGTCATCGACCGTATTGATGAAACCTATGATGAATTCCTAGAAAATGCAGAAGTACAAGCAAAGGTACAGGAATTGTGGAAGGCCTAA